In one window of Drosophila mauritiana strain mau12 chromosome X, ASM438214v1, whole genome shotgun sequence DNA:
- the LOC117147173 gene encoding uncharacterized protein LOC117147173 isoform X5 has protein sequence MRQPSRQHILALLILGSAACLISAVPLPQPANGNSELDVLQIPLANGKEIDVLTLGAKDQESLIADRNKRTIGLLRELFPDITKQIDEQANRIISKLLRTLGPTVLRTAIQGNTANAARTSFDADFDDDDDESSKSSSSTSTTSGGDSGTRVTIELPTFEPDDDNEIDAEKSSDSSSTSTTTTEST, from the exons ATGAGGCAGCCAAGTAGACAGCACATCCTGGCGCTCCTGATCCTCGGCAGCGCCGCCTGCCTCATTAGCGCCGTACCGCTCCCGCAGCCCGCCAACGGCAACTCCGAGCTGGACGTCCTCCAAATCCCGCTTGCCAATGGCAAG gaaatcGATGTCTTGACATTGGGCGCCAAAGACCAAGAATCATTGATAGCCGATCGCAACAAACGAACGATTGGACTGCTGCGCGAACTTTTCCCCGACATCACCAAG CAAATCGACGAGCAGGCGAACCGCATTATCTCGAAGCTGCTGAGAACTTTGGGACCCACCGTTCTGCGTACCGCCATCCAGGGAAATACTGCAAATGCGGCCAGGACCAGTTTCGATGCGGACttcgatgatgatgacgatgagaGCTctaagagcagcagcagcacctccACCACATCCGGTGGTGATAGTGGCACCCGTGTGACCATCGAACTCCCCACCTTCGAACCCGATGATGACaacgagatcgatgcagaaaagAGCAGCGACAGCAGCTCCACCAGTACCACAACCACTGAGTCCACCTAA
- the LOC117147173 gene encoding uncharacterized protein LOC117147173 isoform X6: MRQPSRQHILALLILGSAACLISAVPLPQPANGNSELDVLQIPLANGKEIDVLTLGAKDQESLIADRNKRTIGLLRELFPDITKEINVQINRLVNNVLQRVGPVVLGTILNPAFDLGLHPRQPAKEDDDGKDNDGDDKKEGSKDYDDQLPDDLTEFQPDGEFAKEQK, encoded by the exons ATGAGGCAGCCAAGTAGACAGCACATCCTGGCGCTCCTGATCCTCGGCAGCGCCGCCTGCCTCATTAGCGCCGTACCGCTCCCGCAGCCCGCCAACGGCAACTCCGAGCTGGACGTCCTCCAAATCCCGCTTGCCAATGGCAAG gaaatcGATGTCTTGACATTGGGCGCCAAAGACCAAGAATCATTGATAGCCGATCGCAACAAACGAACGATTGGACTGCTGCGCGAACTTTTCCCCGACATCACCAAG GAGATCAATGTGCAGATCAATCGTCTAGTGAATAATGTGTTGCAACGCGTTGGCCCCGTGGTTCTGGGTACCATTCTCAATCCGGCCTTCGATCTGGGCCTCCATCCCCGACAGCCAGCCAAAGAGGACGACGATGGCAAAGATAATGATGGGGATGATAAGAAGGAAGGGTCCAAGGACTATGATGATCAACTGCCCGATGACTTAACCGAATTCCAGCCCGATGGCGAATTTGCGAAGGAACAAAAATGA
- the LOC117147173 gene encoding uncharacterized protein LOC117147173 isoform X4 yields the protein MRQPSRQHILALLILGSAACLISAVPLPQPANGNSELDVLQIPLANGKEIDVLTLGAKDQESLIADRNKRTIGLLRELFPDITKEIDSIVNRIIAQVIRVAGPGLLNTILAGNRGGAGGAAGGGTTPATDFDADFDADFDEDDDVAPSSSPATRSAGSAPSSSTNEVEESRRVKIDLPTFAPQSGAGADESKEII from the exons ATGAGGCAGCCAAGTAGACAGCACATCCTGGCGCTCCTGATCCTCGGCAGCGCCGCCTGCCTCATTAGCGCCGTACCGCTCCCGCAGCCCGCCAACGGCAACTCCGAGCTGGACGTCCTCCAAATCCCGCTTGCCAATGGCAAG gaaatcGATGTCTTGACATTGGGCGCCAAAGACCAAGAATCATTGATAGCCGATCGCAACAAACGAACGATTGGACTGCTGCGCGAACTTTTCCCCGACATCACCAAG GAAATCGACTCCATAGTAAATCGAATTATAGCCCAAGTGATTCGGGTGGCCGGTCCTGGTCTTCTGAATACCATATTGGCCGGAAACCGAGGTGGTGCGGGTGGTGCAGCCGGTGGAGGTACAACGCCGGCTACCGATTTCGATGCCGATTTCGATGCGGACTTTGACGAGGATGACGATGTGGCGCCATCAAGTAGTCCGGCCACACGGAGTGCAGGTAGTGCACCATCGAGCAGCACCAACGAGGTGGAAGAAAGCCGCCGGGTGAAGATCGATTTGCCCACGTTTGCACCACAatctggagcaggagcagatgAATCGAAAG AGATAATATAA
- the LOC117147173 gene encoding cell wall protein DAN4 isoform X1 — translation MRQPSRQHILALLILGSAACLISAVPLPQPANGNSELDVLQIPLANGKEIDVLTLGAKDQESLIADRNKRTIGLLRELFPDITKEIDSIVNRIIAQVIRVAGPGLLNTILAGNRGGAGGAAGGGTTPATDFDADFDADFDEDDDVAPSSSPATRSAGSAPSSSTNEVEESRRVKIDLPTFAPQSGAGADESKGDESPTNNQASSSPTTTTSPSNPTTTTTSSTTSTSSISSTTSTPVEELLQLFPRSFEPATTADPPTAITAATRTTTVLPATTTTTTTTTSSSTTDLPPPIEPTTTNILFPTNNSIDDPQLLTIIADINRLLNSTNYFITTRDNITTSPTTTTTTKATTIDNNNITKLLPVFD, via the exons ATGAGGCAGCCAAGTAGACAGCACATCCTGGCGCTCCTGATCCTCGGCAGCGCCGCCTGCCTCATTAGCGCCGTACCGCTCCCGCAGCCCGCCAACGGCAACTCCGAGCTGGACGTCCTCCAAATCCCGCTTGCCAATGGCAAG gaaatcGATGTCTTGACATTGGGCGCCAAAGACCAAGAATCATTGATAGCCGATCGCAACAAACGAACGATTGGACTGCTGCGCGAACTTTTCCCCGACATCACCAAG GAAATCGACTCCATAGTAAATCGAATTATAGCCCAAGTGATTCGGGTGGCCGGTCCTGGTCTTCTGAATACCATATTGGCCGGAAACCGAGGTGGTGCGGGTGGTGCAGCCGGTGGAGGTACAACGCCGGCTACCGATTTCGATGCCGATTTCGATGCGGACTTTGACGAGGATGACGATGTGGCGCCATCAAGTAGTCCGGCCACACGGAGTGCAGGTAGTGCACCATCGAGCAGCACCAACGAGGTGGAAGAAAGCCGCCGGGTGAAGATCGATTTGCCCACGTTTGCACCACAatctggagcaggagcagatgAATCGAAAGGTGATGAAAGCCCAACCAACAATCAAGCATCTTCATCCCCAACAACAACCACCAGTCCCAGTAATCCAACAACAACCACCACTAGTAGCACCACTAGCACCAGTAGTATCTCCAGTACTACTAGCACGCCAGTGGAGGAGCTGCTCCAGTTGTTTCCGCGCTCCTTTGAGCCAGCAACAACCGCTGATCCCCCGACAGCaataacagcagcaacaagaacaacaacagtcTTACCTGcaacaaccaccaccaccaccactactACTAGTTCTAGCACCACTGATTTACCCCCACCAATTGAACCCACAACCACCAACATACTGTTTCCCACCAACAACAGCATCGATGATCCACAATTGCTAACCATCATAGCCGATATCAATCGTTTATTAAATTCTAccaattattttattacaaCCAGAGATAATATAACAACATCaccaacaaccacaacaacaacaaaggccACAACAattgacaacaacaacattacGAAATTATTGCCCGTCTTTGATTGA